In the genome of Ktedonobacteraceae bacterium, the window CGATTCGCCTGCGTATCGGTATCGAGGATCTCTCTTTGCAGCCAATCGCGGTCGAATTAAATGCTGATACCCCGCATATGCTGGTAGGCGGTGGCCCGGGCAGCGGGCGCACGGGGATCTTGCAGGCCTTTCTGATGGTGCTGGCAAGCACTCCTTCGTGCAGCGAAGCGCGTGTTATCCTCGTCGATTTCCGGCGTACCTCGCGGCTCTTCCGCCGCCTGCCCAATATCTGGATGTATGCCGATAACGAGGAGCGCTTAGGCGAGGCGATAGATGCATTGAAGGCCGAATTGCGCGTGCGTATGGCCCGCCTGCGCCAGGCATTAGAAGAGCAACAGGAAGACAATGATGAATTGCCGGATGTACCCATGCCGCCTCTGCTGTTGATGATCGATGATTACGATCAACTCGGTATCCTGACGAAAAACCCGCTCAACGATTTGAAAGAGTTCTTGCTGCAAGCGCGCGATTTGCACCTGCACATCATCATCGCGGGCACGCCGGCAGACCTGGGCCGCAGCGATATGCTGCTCCAGCAGGTCAGGGCCTGCCGCATGGGTGTTGTGCTGGGCGGAGACGCTAACGATCCACCACTACTGGGGGTGCGACTGAGCGATCTACCCCCCGGGCGCGGCTACCTGGTGCGTCGCAATACACGCAGCCTGGCGCAGTTCGGCCATGTCACCTCACAAAACGAGGCGGAGCGCAATGCGATCATTTCATCGCACCTGCAATGGCTGCGCAATCCAGAGCAGACCAGCATCGCATCATGATAGGAGCAGAATGTAACCCTTATGATCTGGAAGAAGAATAGCGAACGCATCAATAAGGCTGTCACGAGATTGCTGCAGGCGGGCCATATTTCTGAGCCACCGGTTCCTGTTGAGCAATTGGCCGAACTGTGCGGCGTTCAGATTCGCTACGTGCCATACGAGGGGCAACTGGCAAGCCTGCTCTTATGGGAAGATGGTCATACGGTGATCGGTGTAAACCGCCTGCACTCCCTTACGCGCCAGCGCTTTGCCATCGCGCACGAGTTGGGGCACCTCGAACTGCACCATCATACCGGCAGCCATATCGACCGCCACTTTTCGCTGCCCTTACACCCCCTGCCCGCGCTCTCGCCGGTTGAGTCGTTAGAATGCGAGGCCAGCACGTTTGCCGCGGAGCTGCTGGTGCCAACTCCTTTTCTCGAACATGATCTGAAGGGATTGAAAATGCCTGTCGATTACGATGATAATGCCGCGACCCTGGCGCTTGCCGGGCGCTACCAGGTCAGTTCGCAGCTCATGAGCTTCCGGCTGGTGAGCATGTACTTCTGTTCAGAACGATAAAAAATCAAGCAGTGGGGCTTGACCCAACAGCGCAAGAGCGTTATTATAGCACGGAGAAATTTAGCTGTTGGGCACCCGCCGTATAGAGATAAGAGATACGTATTGATCGTTCTGGAATTATTGGTTGGGGGCCACCGTCTTGTCATAGCTATTCACATTACGAAGGAGTCATGCCGACCCCATGCCAAAAACTACCAAACGCGCGGCCACCAGAAAGGCGGCCAGAATCGCAAAAGCTCATGCTACGGAACTGCCAAAATTGCAGGTGAAAGAGGCGCCCAGGCGAGCGCCCGGCTATAAACCGCCTGCGCGCGGCATCGCCCGCTATCCCTGGGGGGCCACCATCCTGACGATCTTGATTATTGGCTTAGGTATCTGGACCATCTACTTCTATCACGTCGGGCCGTTCGCGCTTCCTGCCTCGAACCATCATGCCGTGGTCAAACCCAACCTGAAGTTGCCGAATCCATCTCCCTGTGTCAGTTCGACTATCATCAAACAAATAACCGATACAGCGCCTGGACCCAGCGCGACCGCATTCAAGAATACGCAGCATACCTATTCGAAGGCTCCGGCTATGTCGATCAATGTCAATAAGTTTTACTGCGTGGGACTCAATACCAATCGCGGCCTGATTGTGCTGGAACTTGATCCGCAGTACGCGCCGGTAACGGTAAATAACTTTGTCTTCCTGGCCGAGCATCATTTTTATGATGGGATGGTCTTCCACCGCGTCATCCAGACCGGCAATGGCATCCATATCATCCAGACCGGCGACCCAACTGGCACGGGTACAGGCGGCCCGGGCTATAAATTTAAAGACGAACCTGTGTTGGGATCATATACCGCGGGCTGCGTGGCCATGGCAAATGCTGGCCCCAATACCAACGGTAGCCAGTTCTTCATCTGCACGGGAGATGACTCGAAGTTGCTGGCAAAGTCGTATAATCTTTTTGGGCGAGTCGTACAGGGATTGAATATCGCCCAGAAGATTCAGGGTCCTGGCGATGACCCGTCCACGAAAAACATTAAACCGGATGTCCTGGAACACGTAATCGTTGTTCAGGCTCCGTAGGGGTCAGATTATGCACTTTGACAAATTAACCCGGTAACGTACCCGTGAACTGGTCCCCTACCCGTAGGGGCCGGTTCACCGCGCCCACCGCCGATTTATCGGCCCCGCGTCCATTACCAGAGTAGTTTGTCAAACTCCATTATCGCGCCCCGGTCAGGACAGGCACCAGGCGCTGTCCCTACAGGACGAGGGATATTCCCCGATTCGATTGGAAAAATTCATTAGAGCAGAACGGAAAGGAAAGTAGATATGCCAGCGAAGCGTTACAATGCGCCACCAGAGATGCAAATTGAGACGAACAGAACCTATTCGGCAACCATTAAAACCAATAAGGGCGATATTCACCTGCAATTGAATCCGGCTGAGGCGCCTATGA includes:
- a CDS encoding ImmA/IrrE family metallo-endopeptidase, which translates into the protein MIWKKNSERINKAVTRLLQAGHISEPPVPVEQLAELCGVQIRYVPYEGQLASLLLWEDGHTVIGVNRLHSLTRQRFAIAHELGHLELHHHTGSHIDRHFSLPLHPLPALSPVESLECEASTFAAELLVPTPFLEHDLKGLKMPVDYDDNAATLALAGRYQVSSQLMSFRLVSMYFCSER
- a CDS encoding peptidylprolyl isomerase gives rise to the protein MPKTTKRAATRKAARIAKAHATELPKLQVKEAPRRAPGYKPPARGIARYPWGATILTILIIGLGIWTIYFYHVGPFALPASNHHAVVKPNLKLPNPSPCVSSTIIKQITDTAPGPSATAFKNTQHTYSKAPAMSINVNKFYCVGLNTNRGLIVLELDPQYAPVTVNNFVFLAEHHFYDGMVFHRVIQTGNGIHIIQTGDPTGTGTGGPGYKFKDEPVLGSYTAGCVAMANAGPNTNGSQFFICTGDDSKLLAKSYNLFGRVVQGLNIAQKIQGPGDDPSTKNIKPDVLEHVIVVQAP